CAGGTCTGTTGTTGTAACTATGCCTTCGAGCTGGGAGTTCACAACAGGAAGGGAACGAATATTCATTTTGAGCATGAGCTCTGCAGCTTCTTTCAGGTCAGCCTTTCTATTTATTGTGATAAGATTTTTTGATATTGCAGAGGAAACATGAAGTCTTGAAGGAAGAACATTACCATGCTTTCCTGAACCAAGAGTGTCAAGAATATCTCTTTCTGTGATTATTCCTATAAGTTCACTGCCGTTTACCACAAGCAGCCTTGAAACTCTGTGTTTCTCCATTGTATCAAGGGCATCTGATAGTTTTCTGTCCTTGTGTATGGTGACCACTTCTTCAGCCATTATTTCATCCACTTTCATAAAATCACCTCTTTGCCATACCTTTAATAAGGTCCTTTTTGGTTATTATTCCTGCAAGTTCATCGTCCTTCACAACAGGTAGAGAAGAGATTCCATTTTCCAGCATGGTAGTTGCCGTCCTGGAGCAGTCTTCATCTTCAGTAGTTGTGATAGGGTTTTCATTTATAACGTCTTCTGCTGTCAGAGGGGAATGCAACACATATCTATAGCTTGCCCTTGAATCTCTCTGGGGTTTCCTCACATACATAATCTTTTTCATTTTCAATCCTTTCTCAGGGTCGTTGAGATTGAGGAAGCTGAGGTCTGTTACAGTAATAATTCCTACAGGTTTATTACTGTCACTAATTACCACTCTGCTGATACTGTTCTCTTCCATCAGAGTCACAATATGATAGAGGCTGTGATACCTGTTGGCAGTTATTACGTTTTCTGTCATGAGCTCTCTATTTTTATATACGCCTTCGAGATTCTCAGCAAAGGCTCTTATTAAATCCGTTGTAGTAATTATTCCAAGTAGCCTGTCATCTCCGTCAATCACAGGTACCGAAGATATACCCTCTTTTATCATAAGTCTTGCAGTATCTTCAAGCCGGGCATCAGGCGGAAGGCTCTTGAGTTCAATACTCATGATTCTTGATACAGAAATCTTATCAATTGGCCTGCGCTGCCAGGGTGCCCTAGCCTGGGCAAGTCTTCTTGCAATATCTTTCTTTGTAACTATTCCAACTGCTTTATTGTCTTCTATCACAAGGAGACGTGATATATTCTCTTTGAGCATCAGATTTCTGACTGTCTGAATATTATCTTCCGGCCCAACTCCAACTATTTCTCTCTTCATATACTTCTCAACCTTTACCACTGGAATCACCTTCAGGCTATTGATTTTATTATATCCCTTTCTGTGACTATGCCGAGAAGTGTACTGTCTTCTGTTATACAGACTGTACCTGTTTTTTTGCTCTCCATGATAGAAGCAATCTCTCCAAGGTCTGCTTCCTTTGAAGCTATTGGCACATCCTTCGACATAATTTCACTGACTCTTGTTTTGAAAACTTCACTAACCTCATTTTTAATTATCTTTTTAAACAGGCCTCCATTGCCCATAAAATTCAGAATCATCCTTGAGGTTACTATTCCCTCAAGGAAATTCTGGCTCGTGACAGGGAGTCTTCTAAAGCTATTTCTCAACATAATCCTGGAAGCATCTTCAAGAGATGTACCTGATGTGGTTGTTATTACTTCAGTTGTCATTATCTCAGAGGCAGAAATGCCTGTCTTCTTCCCGGCAACAATATTAACAAAATCTCTCTCGGTAACTATACCTTTTAGTGAATTACCTTCATCCACAATTATAATTCCACCAATTCTTGATTCGAGTATTTTTTTTAGCCCATCTTCAATACTTGCACCTGTGGTTAAGGTTACGACATCGTTAACCATTATCTCGCTGACAGATTCATTTATGGCAGCAAGAAAATTGCCATTATATTTTTCTGTAAGCAATTTTGCCTTTTCTCCCCCGCCAAGAAAATCAAGTATATCAGTCGAGCCTACAATACCTATAAGTCTTCCTGTCCCAGGGTCGGCTACTGGTAATCTTCGGAACCTGTATTTTGTCATTGTTTCTGCTGACCCAAATATATTTATTGTCGGGGGCACGCTTATAACTTCGGTGGAGGCTATTTTCATTATTGAACCTTCGCTTCTGGAAATATGGTCTTTGAATTCAATACTCCCCCAGTCACTGGCAATCTTTAATGCAAACTTTTCATCCTTTCTTCTGTCGTAGTATTTCTCCATTGAAGACCTCCTCGGTATATTTTTATTACTTGATATAACTTTAACCTTTGAAATTAATAAATCTTGTGTTAATTTTTATGTAACTGTTATTCCTGCCTTTTTATATATAGCCCTTCGATGGCAGGGTAAAGTGACATCAGTCCAGGTGCTCACACTGACGTTGAATATTCGAAGTTAGATAAATTGGCAAATATTTCTTCTGTTTTATTTTAATATGTTACATAAGCTAAAGGAAGATAGTT
This window of the archaeon BMS3Bbin15 genome carries:
- the kdsD gene encoding arabinose 5-phosphate isomerase KdsD — encoded protein: MVKVEKYMKREIVGVGPEDNIQTVRNLMLKENISRLLVIEDNKAVGIVTKKDIARRLAQARAPWQRRPIDKISVSRIMSIELKSLPPDARLEDTARLMIKEGISSVPVIDGDDRLLGIITTTDLIRAFAENLEGVYKNRELMTENVITANRYHSLYHIVTLMEENSISRVVISDSNKPVGIITVTDLSFLNLNDPEKGLKMKKIMYVRKPQRDSRASYRYVLHSPLTAEDVINENPITTTEDEDCSRTATTMLENGISSLPVVKDDELAGIITKKDLIKGMAKR
- the opuCA_2 gene encoding carnitine transport ATP-binding protein OpuCA yields the protein MEKYYDRRKDEKFALKIASDWGSIEFKDHISRSEGSIMKIASTEVISVPPTINIFGSAETMTKYRFRRLPVADPGTGRLIGIVGSTDILDFLGGGEKAKLLTEKYNGNFLAAINESVSEIMVNDVVTLTTGASIEDGLKKILESRIGGIIIVDEGNSLKGIVTERDFVNIVAGKKTGISASEIMTTEVITTTSGTSLEDASRIMLRNSFRRLPVTSQNFLEGIVTSRMILNFMGNGGLFKKIIKNEVSEVFKTRVSEIMSKDVPIASKEADLGEIASIMESKKTGTVCITEDSTLLGIVTERDIIKSIA